GCGGCGGCCGAAATTCGGCTACACTGAGTTTACCCTCTCCCGGCAGGAGCCTCCCATGTCCCTCTTCCATGCCACGGCGTACATCGGCATCATCCCGGCGGCCCCTGGACACCCGCTGACCTACGCGGCCCTGAACGCCCAGGGCGACCTACTGGCCCTGGGGCAGGGAGACAGCCACGAGGTGCTGGCCTTTGCGGGGGGACAGCGCGCGGCCTTCGTCGCCCTGGGCAGCCCCAGAGGACCGGCCCAGGGCCTGTTTCAGGACCCCCAGGTGCGCCAGACCCTTTCCCCGCCGCCCCGTCCGGGCCGCTGGACCCGCGGGCGGGTGGCCGAGTACCTGCTGCGCCGCCACAACCTGCGGATTCATCTGACCCCTACCGACGAGGCCCAGTGTCCGGCCTGGATGCGCACCGGCTTTCGCCTGAACGCGGCCCTGCAACGCCTGGGATACACAGTGTATCCGGACGATCAGGCGCCCCGGCAACTGCTGGAAACTTACCCCCATGCCGTGTTCGCCGCGCTGCTGGGACGGCTGCCGTTCCCCAAAGGCACCTTAGAGGGGCGAATCCAGCGCCAACTGGTGCTGCGCAACCAGGGGCTGGCGCTGCCCGACCCCATGCGCGTATTCGAGGAAATCACCCGCCATCGCCTGCTCCAGGGCATGCTGCCCACGCCGGGGCTCTACACCCCCCACGAACTGGACGCCTTAGCCGCGGCCTGGACGGCCTATCGGGCCCACCAGGCCCCCGAAGAGGTGACCCGCCTGGGCCACCCCGCCGAGGGGGAGATCGTGCTGCCCGTGGCGACGCTGCTGCCGCGCTACCGGCGATGACCGCATGTAAAACTATCAGGCTTTGGATAGCCCTGTTGTTCTTTTTACCTATCGGGGCGATAACGCTCCTTGCCGCCTTCTTCGCCGCGCCTTTCTGGACCACCGCTTACATCGTAACCGCCTTGCTCCTTTGGTGGCTGCTTCGCCCTCACATTCCTCTTCTTCGCCACCTTTGGCGCCTGTGGCCTGCCTACGCGGGCGGGGGCCTTCACAGCCCTCTGCCCACAGACTTTTCTTAACCATGACCAACACTCGAAGCGGCCCGGCGGCTCCCGTCTTCCTCCTCTTCCTCGCTGCCGTCTTCCTGTCCCTCGTGGTCAAACTCCTGCGGCCCCATGAACCGCCCCCTCCAACCGTCTTGGTGACCGAAAGCGCGCCTCAGCCCCTTAAATCCCTCGCTCGAACCCTGGCCAAACTCCCCCTCTTGCACAAACCTACCCTCCTCCTGGGCCTCATTATCATCCTGCTCAGCATAGCCTTCTCCATAACCATGGTCACAGCGCAGACATTCCTTATCGTCACTCATGCCATCCCTACCATTACCCCTATCCCCAGCCCAACACTACTCAGCACCGCAACACCGCCCCCTACCTTTACCCCAACCATCACCCTCACACCAACAGAGTAACCCTCACCCCAACCATTACCCCCACATTTGACCCCCACATCCTAGGCAACACCTTCCTCCTGCTTGGCTACAGTCGCACCGCCAAACCCTACAGTCTGGCCCGGGCCAAAGTCCTCACCTCCCCGGGCAACTGGTGCCACCTCAACTACATCACCCCCTCAGGCCGCGTATCCACTGCCGCTGGCGTAGGCGATACCATCGCCGACCAAAACGGCATTTGCTACTGGCAGTGGGTCATCGGCTCCAAAACCAATCCCGGCACCGGACACATCCGAATCCGCGTCGGAGATTACACCAAGACTTTTCCCATCGAGGTCCAACGCAAATAACCTCACACAACCAACCAGGAAGGAAACATACATTCGAAAAGCAAAAAAATACCCCTAAGGACATTAGGCGGCTACGCCGCTGAACCTCTGCTTCGTTGCTTTGTTACTTCGTCCTTCGGCTTCGTCGAAAATCGCCTATCCAGCATTTACGCGGGAGGGTATCTTGATTCTTTCCTGCTCCCCCCTTCGGAAGAGGAGAAGGAAAAGGCAAAGCCGGGGAAGCGGCCGTCCTCACTTCGCTCAAAACATGCAAAAGATGTCGGCCCGCCAAAGGTTGTTAAACGCACCCTCCCGACGGGGTTGACGAACCCATCAGAAAGGCAGACGATACCCAGCGAAGGTCAGGGGTGGGCAGTTCTGTGGCCCTCACCCCTCCCTCTCTTGCCGCACCTGGGTCAGCACCGTGAGGATCTCTGCGCCGAAGCGTGCCCGTCGCCAGGGGGTGTCGACCATGACGGCCTCCAGGTCGGCCTGTTTTTGGGGGTCGCGGGCGGCGATGGCCTCCAGCACATCGCGGGGCAAGACCACATCGGAAGGCACGCCCATCCTCTGAGCCCTGGCCTGCCGCCAGCGCCGCAGCGCCTCCACCCGGGCCAGATAGGCTTCGTCGGGGCGGGCGTGAGGGGGCGTGGGGCGCGGCGGTGCCTGCAGGCCCCGCTCCACCGCCTGCAGCAACGCCTGCCCGTGACGACGCACCAGGCCTGGGGTCAGTTCCGGCACGCGGCGGAGATCTTCCAGGCGGCGGGGCAGGTGCCGGGCCACGGCCAGCAACGCCCGGTCGCTGAGCACCTTGAACCGCGGCCAGTTACGCTGCCAAGCCAGACGGTCGCGGTAGGCCACCAACTCGGCCAACACCGCCCGCTGCTGAGGGGTGAGCAGGTGGGCGCCCTTGACCTCCCAGGAAGCGCGTCCGTTTTCCCGAGGCGTCAGCGCTGCCAGGCGGGCGAAATCCTCCTGCGCCAGGGGCCACAAGCCCGCCTTCTCCAACTCGGCGCGCAGACGATGGCGCAGGAGGATGAGGTAGCGCGTATCCAGCCGGGCGTAATCCAGCAAGGCCTGCGGCAAGGGGCGCTGCCCCCAATCGGCGCGCTGGAACCGTTTGTTCAACCGGACGCCGAAAAACGATTCCAGCAAAGCGCCCAACCCCACCCGCGGGTAGCCCAGGATGCGGGCGGCGATCATGGTGTCGAACAGGTTGGCAAAGGTAAAGCCAAAGTCACGGCGCAGAGTGAGCACATCATAATCCGCACCGTGGAACACCTTTTCCACCTGGGGGGAGGCAAAGACATCGGCCAGAGGGCTTAAATCGGGCACGACCAACGGGTCCACCAGGTAATCCGCCTGGGGCGTGGAAAACTGGACAAGGCAAACCTGCTCCTGGAAAGCGTGCAAGCTGTTGGATTCGGTATCCACCGCGACAATGGGTTCGGCCAGCAGGGTCCGGGCCAGTTGACGAACCTCATCAGGCCGAGTCAGCAAAATCGGGGGAGGAAGCGTTTCGATTTCCATGCACTCAATTATACTCTTGCGGCCGATTTGACACTTTTCCTACAGGGCGTTAACAAACTTCTTGTATTCGCCTGGTATGCTATGCGTGGCGCTCATGGGCTTGAGCGCCGTTATCCAAACCAGACTAAACCATTCAGGCCAAGGCCTGAATGCCTGAAAAACGAGGAGGGAACAATGTCCAAAATCATCGGGATTGACCTGGGTACGACCAACAGCGTCGTTGCCGTCATGGAAGGTGGCGAACCGGTGGTGATCCCCACGGCGGAAGGCTCCCGGCTATGCCCGTCGGTGGTGGCCTTCAACAAGAACGGTGAGCGCCTGGTGGGCCAGTTGGCCAAGCGCCAGGCCATCATCAACCCGGAGAACACCATCTTCTCCATCAAACGCTTCATGGGGCGGCGCTACGAAGAGGTGGAAGAAGAGCGCAAGATGGTGCCCTACAAGGTGGTCAAAGGCCCGGCCGGAGACGCCCGGGTGTACATTCCCGTGACCGGCAAGGAGTACACGCCCCAGGAAATCTCAGCCATGATCCTGGCCAAGTTGAAGACCGACGCCGAGGCTTACCTGGGTGAGCCGGTGACCAAAGCGGTGATCACCGTGCCGGCTTACTTCAACGACAGCCAGCGGCAGGCCACCAAAGATGCCGGGCGCATCGCCGGGCTAGAGGTGCTGCGCATCATCAACGAGCCGACCGCCGCGGCTCTGGCTTACGGTCTGGACAAGAAAAAGAACGAAACCATCCTGGTCTTCGACCTGGGTGGCGGTACGTTCGATGTGTCCATCCTGGAGGTCGGTGAAGGCGTCATCGAGGTTAAGGCGACCAACGGGGATACCCATCTGGGCGGCGACAACTGGGACGAACGGCTGGTGAACTACATCGCCGACGAGTTCAAGAAAGAACACGGCATTGAGTTGCGGGAAGACCGCAACGCCCTTCAGCGGTTGCGCGAGGCGGCCGAAAAGGCGAAGATCGAACTCTCCACGGTGACGGAGACGGAGATCAACCTGCCTTACATCACGGCCACGCCCAGCGGCCCGCTGCACCTGGTGATGAGCATCACGCGGTCTAAGTTCGAACAACTGACCGAAGATCTGATCGAGCGCCTGAAAGGGCCCTTCTTTGCTGCCCTCAAGGACGCCGGGCTCAAGCCGGAGGACCTGGACGAGGTGGTGTTGGTGGGCGGTGCCACGCGTATGCCCATGGTGCAGGACCTGGTGCGCCAGTTGACGGGCAAGGAGCCGCACAAGGGCGTGAACCCCGACGAGGTGGTGGCCGTGGGCGCGGCCATCCAGGCCGGTGTACTGGCCGGTGAGGTCAAGGACATCCTGCTGCT
This window of the Anaerolineae bacterium genome carries:
- a CDS encoding ribonuclease D; translation: MEIETLPPPILLTRPDEVRQLARTLLAEPIVAVDTESNSLHAFQEQVCLVQFSTPQADYLVDPLVVPDLSPLADVFASPQVEKVFHGADYDVLTLRRDFGFTFANLFDTMIAARILGYPRVGLGALLESFFGVRLNKRFQRADWGQRPLPQALLDYARLDTRYLILLRHRLRAELEKAGLWPLAQEDFARLAALTPRENGRASWEVKGAHLLTPQQRAVLAELVAYRDRLAWQRNWPRFKVLSDRALLAVARHLPRRLEDLRRVPELTPGLVRRHGQALLQAVERGLQAPPRPTPPHARPDEAYLARVEALRRWRQARAQRMGVPSDVVLPRDVLEAIAARDPQKQADLEAVMVDTPWRRARFGAEILTVLTQVRQEREG
- the dnaK gene encoding molecular chaperone DnaK; translation: MSKIIGIDLGTTNSVVAVMEGGEPVVIPTAEGSRLCPSVVAFNKNGERLVGQLAKRQAIINPENTIFSIKRFMGRRYEEVEEERKMVPYKVVKGPAGDARVYIPVTGKEYTPQEISAMILAKLKTDAEAYLGEPVTKAVITVPAYFNDSQRQATKDAGRIAGLEVLRIINEPTAAALAYGLDKKKNETILVFDLGGGTFDVSILEVGEGVIEVKATNGDTHLGGDNWDERLVNYIADEFKKEHGIELREDRNALQRLREAAEKAKIELSTVTETEINLPYITATPSGPLHLVMSITRSKFEQLTEDLIERLKGPFFAALKDAGLKPEDLDEVVLVGGATRMPMVQDLVRQLTGKEPHKGVNPDEVVAVGAAIQAGVLAGEVKDILLLDVTPLSLGVETLGGVMTVLIPRNTTIPVRKTEVFTTAEDNQTAVDIHVLQGERPMAADNKSLGRFRLEGIPPAPRGVPQIEVTFDIDANGILHVTARDKATGKEQKVTITATTNLTEEDIERMVREAKEHEAEDRQRKELAEARNQADTLAYQTEKTLRELGDKVPQAERERITAKVKELREAMQGEDLERIKRLNDEVQQMWHALSQQLYAAQQQSGTPSAETGSDGSRSTEGEKPGEGEVVDGEFREA
- a CDS encoding DUF429 domain-containing protein; the protein is MSLFHATAYIGIIPAAPGHPLTYAALNAQGDLLALGQGDSHEVLAFAGGQRAAFVALGSPRGPAQGLFQDPQVRQTLSPPPRPGRWTRGRVAEYLLRRHNLRIHLTPTDEAQCPAWMRTGFRLNAALQRLGYTVYPDDQAPRQLLETYPHAVFAALLGRLPFPKGTLEGRIQRQLVLRNQGLALPDPMRVFEEITRHRLLQGMLPTPGLYTPHELDALAAAWTAYRAHQAPEEVTRLGHPAEGEIVLPVATLLPRYRR